Proteins encoded within one genomic window of Brassica rapa cultivar Chiifu-401-42 chromosome A09, CAAS_Brap_v3.01, whole genome shotgun sequence:
- the LOC117128199 gene encoding uncharacterized protein LOC117128199, with protein sequence MAEMRTDIESMQHSLAKEAMTSPSIDANKATSIDVKPHISRIHAKPESLAKKKDEWEIAYINTRINDVYNPLNNNVDWLSTRIDLLQQDLDIIRKKDPQLATSIDIFTVTSIDRKFAAMEDRLKSYEDMHDRFTSSIMRYLDTLSTQMMNVQRDIGKLNDQHDFQEECSTSIDRFRRVSLDGKKPTEHLPYTAA encoded by the coding sequence ATGGCAGAGATGAGGACAGATATTGAGAGTATGCAACACAGCCTTGCGAAGGAAGCTATGAcatcaccatcgatcgacgccaacaaagcaacatcgatcgacgtcaagCCACACATATCCCGAATCCATGCAAAGCCAGAAAGTTTGGCAAAGAAGAAGGATGAATGGGAGATCGcatacatcaacacgaggaTTAACGACGTATacaaccctctcaacaacaatgtGGACTGGTTAAGTACGAGAATTGATCTGCTACAGCAAGATTTGGACATCATTCGCAAGAAGGATCCACAActagccacatcgatcgatatcttcaccgtcacatcgatcgacagaaagTTCGCAGCCATGGAAGACAGGTTAAAATCTTATGAGGATATGCACGACCGTTTCACCTCATCTATCATGCGATACTTGGACACCTTGTCTACACAGATGATGAATGTCCAGAGGGACATTGGTAAGCTTAATGATCAACATGATTTTCAGGAAGAATgttcgacatcgatcgataggttCCGCAGGGTATCGCTCGACGGCAAGAAACCTACAGAACAtcttccctacacagcagcatAA